TCGAATCCACACCTGGCTTGCCAAACTTCATGAGCGCGTTGGATCCCATTTCTCCTTGGAAAGAGTACTATTATGCAAAATCAAGCGCCCTGGGTAACGTTTCGTCCGGAAATTAAAGTAATGGATTGCACGATCCGCGACGGCGGATTGATTAACGATTCCAAATTCGATGACGCCCTCGTGCGCGCCGTCTATGAAACTTGCCTGGCGGCAGGCATCGATTACATGGAAATCGGCTATAAGAATTCCAAGCGCGTATTTCCCCGCGAAAAATTCGGTCCGTGGCGGCATTGCGATGAGAGCGACATGCGCCGCATCGTCGGCGAAAACAAAACGCCGTTGAAATTGTCCGCCATGGCCGACGCTGGCGGCAAAAGCGATTGGCAGACCGATATTCTCCCCAAAAATGAGAGCGTGCTCGATATGATCCGGGTGGCGTGTTACGTCAACCAGATTCCGGAAGCTGTCGAGATGATTAAGGACGCCCATCAAAAAGGATACGAGACGACCTGCAACATTATGGCCATATCCGTGGCGCAGGACGCCGAAATCGACCAGGCGCTGGAAGTGCTCGCTCAAACGCCCGCCTCGACCATCGTAATCGTCGACAGTTTCGGCGCACTCTATTCCGAACAGATCAAAATTCTGGTTAAAAAATATCAAAAAGCCTTGGAAGGAACGGGAAAAGAGATCGGCATTCACGCTCACAACAATCAACAACTGGCTTTCGCCAACACCATCGAAGCCATTATCGACGGCGTGAACCGCATCGACGCCACGATGGCGGGCATGGGACGCGGAGCGGGCAATTGCCCGATGGAGCTGCTGCTTGGTTTCCTGCGCAATCCCAAATTCGACCGCCGTCCCGTATGGCAACTGTTGCAGGATCATTTCCTCAAACTGAGCGAAAATCTGGATTGGGGTCCTTTCCCGCAATACATCGTTACCGGCCAAATGAATCAGCATCCTCGCACCGCTATCGCCGCGCGCGCGGGAGACAAGAAGGACAAATTCGTAGAATTTTACGATAAGTGCACCAGCGACGAATAATACCAATCTGCTTTGAGATTGTCGCTTTTCAAATTCCTCTCCCAAGATGGGGAGAGGTTAGGTGAGGGTTGATATTATTAGACTTATTATTCACTCACCCTAACCCTCTCCCAGAGGGCGAGGGAATATATAAGCAATAATCCTAGCGCATGCTGGTATAAAATCACCGGGGGGATTTATCGCATCTTTCCCTTTTGGCCTTCCTTGGGATTTTCTTAACGGAAATAGCGTTCCAAAAAGCGGTCGCGCCAGGATGTCGGCAGACGTTCCAATAGGGTTCGCTTTTTCGCATCGGCCCCAATGAGATAGCGGGCCTTGGGGCGCCGCGCCGTGAGAGCATGAATAACCGCGTTCGCGACGATG
This genomic stretch from Candidatus Omnitrophota bacterium harbors:
- a CDS encoding aldolase catalytic domain-containing protein, giving the protein MQNQAPWVTFRPEIKVMDCTIRDGGLINDSKFDDALVRAVYETCLAAGIDYMEIGYKNSKRVFPREKFGPWRHCDESDMRRIVGENKTPLKLSAMADAGGKSDWQTDILPKNESVLDMIRVACYVNQIPEAVEMIKDAHQKGYETTCNIMAISVAQDAEIDQALEVLAQTPASTIVIVDSFGALYSEQIKILVKKYQKALEGTGKEIGIHAHNNQQLAFANTIEAIIDGVNRIDATMAGMGRGAGNCPMELLLGFLRNPKFDRRPVWQLLQDHFLKLSENLDWGPFPQYIVTGQMNQHPRTAIAARAGDKKDKFVEFYDKCTSDE